CCTGTGCGATCCGCAGCTCGGCGTCGCTCGGCGTACCTTCGGTGAACGGCAGCGACAGCCGCTCCAGCTCGTCCTTGAGCTCGGGCGACAGGCCGTCCTCCAGCTCGGAGATCGACCGCGCGTGGATCTCCTTCAGCCGCGTACGGCTCGCGTCGTCCAGCGGCGCCGCGCGGACCTCCTCCAGCAGCTGCTTGATCATGGTGCCGATCCGCATGACCTTGGCCGGCTGCTCGATCATCTGCGACGCGTCCTCGGCGTCGCCGTCTCCGTCACCGGTGCTCGCCATCGCCACCGGCTGGCCGTTGGGGCCGATGACCACCACCTGGTGCGGGCCTTCCTGTTCCTCTTGGGGTTCGTTTTGGTCTGAGCTCATGATGTCCATCCTCACGCACCACGACAGCAGCCGCGAATACGGGGCAGCGTACCGTTCGGAGACGTGTCAAACCGACGTACGCTGCTGGTCGCCGCGATCATCATGGTGCTGACCTGCGCCG
The Fodinicola acaciae DNA segment above includes these coding regions:
- a CDS encoding bacterial proteasome activator family protein, producing the protein MSSDQNEPQEEQEGPHQVVVIGPNGQPVAMASTGDGDGDAEDASQMIEQPAKVMRIGTMIKQLLEEVRAAPLDDASRTRLKEIHARSISELEDGLSPELKDELERLSLPFTEGTPSDAELRIAQAQLVGWLEGLFHGIQAALVAQQMAARMQLEQMRGRPALPGGLPPGMLGGPGAGRGDDNGGPPSPGTGQYL